From a region of the Deinococcus metallilatus genome:
- a CDS encoding ABC transporter substrate-binding protein codes for MRQPARTLALLTLLALGVAGAETVTVGLDADPPRLDPALSSAFVDRQVLNQIFDKLVDLDQNLKVIPALAKSWKISNGGLTYTFTLRPGVKFHDGTPLDANAVKYSLERDLTLEGSARKNELSSVKDVKVIDPLTVQINLKQPYGPLLAVLADRSGMIISPKAAQKEGQDFQNNPVGSGPFEFVSRKRQDNITLQANKAYWDGAPKIDKLVYRPFPEGDVRLANLLSGAVQVITPIDPKDISKLDQNPKFDVLNYPGLGFQGIWFNVTRPPFNNKANRQAVAATIDRDAVAKVVFYNTVKPAAGPFPPGTPAYSANIKVPQANLALAKQKLGGKPLTFTILTTPGTVTTQLAQLYQAMFAQAGINAKIQQVEFGTLLDRADKHDFDALILGWSGRPDPDGNIYDFFVTGGSNNQAGYSNKTVDQLLNKARAQTAMPARVATYNVALGQILNDVPYVWVYHPNNLVGMVKGLSGIKPIPDGIIRFKDADLK; via the coding sequence ATGCGTCAGCCTGCCCGCACCCTCGCTCTGCTTACCCTGCTCGCCCTCGGCGTTGCCGGAGCCGAAACCGTCACCGTCGGCCTCGATGCCGATCCACCCCGCCTCGACCCGGCCCTGTCGTCCGCGTTCGTCGACCGTCAGGTGCTCAACCAGATTTTCGACAAGCTCGTCGACCTCGACCAGAATCTCAAGGTCATCCCCGCGCTGGCGAAATCGTGGAAGATCAGCAATGGGGGTCTGACGTACACCTTCACCCTCCGCCCCGGTGTGAAGTTCCACGACGGCACGCCCCTGGACGCCAACGCCGTCAAGTACAGCCTGGAGCGCGACCTGACGCTGGAAGGCAGCGCGCGCAAGAACGAACTGTCCAGCGTGAAGGACGTCAAGGTCATCGACCCCCTCACGGTGCAGATCAACCTCAAGCAGCCTTACGGACCGCTGCTGGCCGTGCTGGCCGACCGCTCCGGCATGATCATCTCGCCCAAAGCCGCACAGAAGGAAGGGCAGGACTTCCAGAACAACCCGGTGGGCAGCGGCCCCTTCGAGTTCGTCAGCCGCAAGCGCCAGGACAACATCACCCTCCAGGCCAACAAGGCGTACTGGGACGGCGCGCCGAAGATTGACAAGCTGGTGTACCGCCCCTTCCCGGAAGGGGACGTGCGCCTCGCCAACCTGCTGTCGGGCGCCGTCCAGGTCATCACGCCCATCGACCCCAAGGACATCAGCAAACTCGACCAGAACCCGAAGTTCGACGTGCTGAATTACCCGGGCCTGGGCTTCCAGGGCATCTGGTTCAACGTCACCCGCCCGCCCTTCAACAACAAGGCCAACCGGCAGGCTGTGGCCGCGACCATCGACCGCGACGCCGTGGCGAAAGTGGTGTTCTACAACACCGTGAAGCCCGCCGCTGGCCCCTTCCCGCCCGGCACGCCCGCCTACAGCGCCAACATCAAGGTTCCCCAGGCCAACCTGGCCCTGGCCAAGCAGAAACTCGGCGGGAAGCCCCTCACCTTCACCATCCTCACCACGCCCGGCACGGTCACCACGCAGCTCGCGCAACTGTACCAGGCGATGTTCGCGCAGGCGGGCATCAACGCCAAGATCCAGCAGGTGGAATTCGGCACCCTGCTCGACCGCGCCGACAAGCATGACTTCGACGCCCTGATCCTGGGCTGGAGCGGGCGTCCCGACCCCGACGGCAACATCTACGACTTCTTCGTGACGGGCGGCTCGAACAACCAGGCCGGGTACAGCAACAAGACCGTCGACCAACTGCTGAACAAGGCGCGCGCCCAGACCGCGATGCCCGCCCGCGTGGCGACCTACAACGTGGCCCTGGGCCAGATTCTGAATGACGTGCCCTACGTGTGGGTGTACCACCCGAACAACCTGGTGGGCATGGTCAAGGGCCTGAGCGGCATCAAACCCATCCCGGACGGGATCATCCGCTTCAAGGACGCCGACCT
- a CDS encoding FadR/GntR family transcriptional regulator, whose product MSNPVRKVKLSDTVASELLTLIRNGTYARGSRLPAERELSSRFNISRTSLRDAFRQLELLGYVEIRQGDGTYVRAPDSDTLSRPFQGLLAGSQQAALDLLEFRRMLEPEVAALAAQRARPEHAEAFQRALERQREAAARGERLSREDLTFHQLVAQTAGNTVTLQVLGTLRALLSDLRTSALSGHFPAITLAQHERIAQAILTNDPAAARSAMLEHLNAVVESSDLKSPHALD is encoded by the coding sequence GTGTCGAATCCCGTCCGCAAGGTCAAGCTCTCGGACACGGTGGCAAGCGAACTCCTCACCCTCATCCGCAACGGCACCTATGCCAGGGGGAGCCGACTTCCCGCCGAACGCGAACTCAGCAGCCGCTTCAACATCTCGCGCACCAGCCTGCGCGACGCCTTTCGCCAGCTTGAACTGCTCGGTTACGTCGAGATCCGCCAGGGGGACGGCACCTATGTCCGTGCCCCGGACAGTGACACCCTCAGCCGCCCCTTCCAGGGTCTGCTGGCGGGCAGTCAGCAGGCCGCACTGGACCTGCTCGAATTCCGCCGCATGCTCGAACCCGAAGTGGCGGCACTCGCCGCCCAGCGGGCCAGGCCCGAGCATGCTGAGGCCTTTCAGCGCGCGCTCGAACGTCAGCGGGAAGCGGCCGCGCGTGGCGAACGGCTCTCGCGGGAAGACCTGACCTTTCACCAGCTGGTGGCCCAGACCGCGGGCAATACCGTCACCCTGCAGGTTCTGGGCACGCTGCGCGCCCTCCTCAGCGACCTGCGGACCAGCGCCCTGTCTGGCCACTTCCCCGCCATCACCCTCGCCCAGCACGAACGGATCGCCCAGGCCATCCTCACCAATGACCCCGCCGCCGCTCGCAGCGCCATGCTCGAGCATCTCAACGCCGTCGTCGAGTCGTCCGACCTCAAGTCACCCCACGCGCTGGACTGA